In Arsenicicoccus sp. oral taxon 190, the following are encoded in one genomic region:
- a CDS encoding ATP-dependent helicase: MLQVQEMDQLLDEAPALDEQQRAALDSTAALVQVVGPPGSGRSTLAVELVVDRVRRGLVAPDRALLLTSSRVAAARLRDRVTARLGVTTTTPLARTVQSLGFGLLRSEAALAGDPAPRLLSGPEQDTILKELLDGHATGVVPGPRWPDSVREALGTRGFRGELRDLLMRAVERGLVPEDLVALAEQHGRPEWRAAAAVLEEYDQVTAFSRPGAYDPAWVLSAAADRLEASEEALRRARDRFGLVVVDDAQELTWSAARLLSVVRDPSCQLVLLGDPDVAVETFRGGDPRVFARDWEEWFGGQDLLSLGESFVLSGSHRQAPLLAAVTGRAARQVGVLGSATHRLCADPREIPASGGDGASGAAAPSGPVEAVVLASAAQEAAYIAGRLRRAHLLEGVPWSRMAVIVRGRARSVSLRRVLGGSGVPVASSMTDLPVRDEPAARALLTLLQVAVRVARRDPRPLEPDVAVELLLSPVGGCDPVTVRRLRRSLRRAHRPGGERRRSDELLVQAVLDGTMLDDVPDREAAAARRVARALTSAATVARLGPDGRWPAEVTAELVLWHLWSGLGVADGWRAAAIAGGPVSARFDRHLDGVVALFGAAAGFAERLPGAGPEAFLEQVLAQELAADSLVPQAPLEEVVQVLTPQGAAGEEWDLVVVAGLQEGVWPDLRLRGSLLGSEHLVDLLAGRGHGPREALAAVRSDEARLLTVAVSRARQVLVATAVSSEDEQPSSYLDVIDPSAGDARATVEVPPPLSLTAVVAELRRRTLSDDEQLRTEAAQRLAVLASAGVAGADPDSWWGMRSPTRDDPVHPPDAPVPVSPSRLETVQRCGLMWFLRSHGGEAGDSSAAQVGTLVHEIAADPAIDLTDPAALRAELDRRWPELELSDSWASRNEHHRAVAMVTKLAAYAQASHDQGWRLVGVERDARVAVGRALLTGRVDRLEQDASGRLRVIDLKTGSGSGPTQAEIGEHPQLAAYQAAVAAGAFEESSESAGAALLQVGGKAQSYRLQPQASVQDAEDPTWARRLVEEAAGAMSGAAFAVTPGDHCGYCPVRRSCPAMPEGRQL, translated from the coding sequence ATGCTGCAGGTGCAGGAGATGGATCAGCTGCTCGACGAGGCTCCGGCCCTCGACGAGCAGCAGCGCGCAGCGCTCGACAGCACCGCGGCGTTGGTGCAGGTCGTGGGTCCGCCGGGGTCGGGACGCTCCACGCTGGCCGTCGAGCTCGTCGTCGACCGGGTGCGGCGGGGGCTGGTGGCGCCGGACCGGGCGCTGCTGCTCACCTCCAGCCGGGTGGCCGCGGCACGGCTGCGCGACCGCGTGACGGCGCGGCTGGGCGTCACCACCACCACGCCGCTGGCGCGGACCGTGCAGTCCCTCGGGTTCGGGCTGCTGCGCTCCGAGGCCGCGCTCGCGGGTGACCCGGCGCCGCGGCTGCTGTCGGGGCCCGAGCAGGACACCATCCTCAAGGAGCTCCTCGACGGCCACGCGACCGGTGTCGTGCCGGGGCCGCGCTGGCCGGACTCCGTGCGAGAGGCGCTCGGCACCAGGGGTTTTCGCGGGGAGCTGCGCGACCTGCTGATGCGGGCCGTGGAGCGCGGGCTGGTGCCGGAGGACCTCGTCGCCCTCGCCGAGCAGCACGGGCGCCCCGAGTGGCGCGCCGCCGCCGCGGTGCTGGAGGAGTACGACCAGGTCACCGCCTTCTCCCGGCCCGGCGCCTATGACCCCGCGTGGGTCCTGTCGGCCGCCGCCGACCGGCTCGAGGCCTCCGAGGAGGCCCTGCGCCGCGCCCGCGACCGGTTCGGCCTCGTGGTCGTGGACGACGCGCAGGAGCTGACGTGGTCCGCGGCGCGCCTGCTGTCGGTGGTCCGGGACCCGTCCTGCCAGCTCGTCCTCCTCGGTGACCCGGACGTGGCGGTCGAGACCTTCCGCGGCGGTGACCCCCGCGTCTTCGCCCGGGACTGGGAGGAGTGGTTCGGGGGGCAGGACCTGCTGAGCCTCGGCGAGTCGTTCGTGCTGAGCGGGTCCCATCGTCAGGCGCCGCTCCTCGCCGCCGTCACGGGGCGCGCCGCGCGACAGGTCGGGGTGCTGGGGTCCGCGACGCACCGGCTCTGCGCGGACCCGCGCGAGATCCCGGCGTCGGGTGGCGACGGCGCCTCGGGTGCTGCAGCTCCGTCCGGACCGGTGGAGGCCGTGGTGCTGGCCAGCGCGGCGCAGGAGGCCGCCTACATCGCCGGCCGGCTGCGCCGAGCCCACCTGCTGGAGGGTGTGCCCTGGTCCCGCATGGCCGTCATCGTCCGAGGCCGCGCCCGCAGCGTCTCGCTGCGGCGCGTCCTCGGCGGCTCCGGGGTGCCCGTCGCCTCCTCGATGACCGACCTCCCGGTGCGCGACGAGCCCGCCGCCCGGGCCCTGCTGACGTTGCTGCAGGTGGCCGTCCGGGTCGCGCGGCGCGACCCGCGCCCGCTGGAGCCGGACGTGGCGGTGGAGCTGCTGCTGTCCCCGGTCGGCGGCTGCGACCCGGTCACGGTCCGCCGGCTGCGCCGGTCCCTGCGTCGTGCGCACCGGCCCGGCGGCGAGCGGCGCCGCAGCGACGAGCTGCTCGTCCAGGCCGTGCTGGACGGGACCATGCTCGACGACGTGCCCGATCGCGAGGCGGCCGCAGCCCGGCGCGTCGCCCGGGCGCTGACGTCGGCAGCCACCGTGGCGCGGCTCGGTCCCGACGGTCGCTGGCCCGCGGAGGTGACGGCAGAGCTGGTCCTGTGGCACCTGTGGTCCGGCCTGGGCGTCGCCGACGGGTGGCGGGCGGCGGCGATCGCCGGCGGCCCGGTGTCCGCCCGCTTCGACCGGCACCTGGACGGCGTCGTCGCGCTCTTCGGCGCGGCGGCCGGGTTCGCCGAGCGGCTGCCGGGGGCGGGGCCGGAGGCCTTCCTCGAGCAGGTCCTCGCCCAGGAGCTCGCCGCCGACTCGCTGGTCCCGCAGGCACCGCTGGAGGAGGTGGTCCAGGTGCTCACGCCCCAGGGCGCCGCCGGCGAGGAGTGGGACCTGGTGGTCGTCGCCGGGCTGCAGGAGGGGGTCTGGCCCGACCTGCGCCTGCGCGGCTCGCTGCTGGGCTCCGAGCATCTCGTCGACCTCCTCGCCGGGCGCGGGCACGGTCCTCGTGAGGCGCTCGCGGCGGTGCGCTCCGACGAGGCGCGCCTGCTCACCGTCGCGGTCAGCCGTGCCAGGCAGGTGCTCGTCGCGACCGCCGTCAGCTCCGAGGACGAGCAACCCTCCTCCTACCTCGACGTCATCGACCCCTCCGCGGGTGACGCGCGGGCGACCGTCGAGGTGCCCCCGCCCCTGTCGCTGACCGCGGTCGTGGCCGAGCTGCGTCGGCGCACGCTCAGCGACGACGAGCAGCTCCGCACCGAGGCCGCCCAGCGTCTGGCCGTGCTCGCCTCCGCCGGGGTGGCCGGCGCCGACCCGGACTCCTGGTGGGGGATGCGGTCCCCGACCAGGGACGACCCCGTGCACCCGCCCGACGCCCCCGTCCCGGTGTCCCCCTCCCGCCTCGAGACCGTCCAGCGCTGCGGCCTCATGTGGTTCCTGCGCAGCCACGGGGGAGAGGCAGGAGACAGCTCCGCCGCCCAGGTCGGCACCCTCGTGCACGAGATCGCCGCCGACCCGGCCATCGACCTCACCGACCCCGCCGCCCTGCGAGCGGAGCTCGACCGGCGCTGGCCCGAGCTCGAGCTCTCCGACAGCTGGGCGAGCCGCAACGAGCACCACCGCGCGGTGGCGATGGTGACCAAGCTCGCCGCCTATGCGCAGGCATCCCATGACCAGGGCTGGCGGCTCGTCGGGGTGGAGCGCGACGCCCGCGTCGCCGTCGGACGCGCGCTGCTCACGGGTCGGGTCGACCGGCTCGAGCAGGACGCCTCGGGTCGGTTGCGGGTGATCGACCTCAAGACGGGTTCCGGCTCGGGGCCCACGCAGGCCGAGATCGGTGAGCACCCCCAGCTGGCGGCCTACCAGGCGGCCGTCGCCGCCGGCGCCTTCGAGGAGTCGAGCGAGTCCGCCGGGGCAGCCCTGCTGCAGGTCGGGGGCAAGGCCCAGAGCTATCGCCTGCAGCCCCAGGCCTCCGTCCAGGACGCCGAGGACCCCACCTGGGCACGTCGGCTGGTCGAGGAGGCCGCCGGCGCCATGTCGGGCGCCGCGTTCGCGGTCACCCCGGGCGACCACTGCGGCTACTGCCCGGTGCGGCGCTCCTGCCCCGCCATGCCCGAGGGACGGCAGCTGTGA
- a CDS encoding ATP-dependent DNA helicase: MTARHSALDIARALGQPAPTPEQQAVIESPLESLLVVAGAGSGKTETMSARVVWLVANDLVAPAEILGLTFTRKAAGELADRIGRRLRQLVAAGLWQPADGGEVELAPTVSTYHAYAGRLVSEHGLRLGVEPGARLLSQASCWQLAHEIVQGYQGPLDEAARRAGRPVPAVSTVVDAVLALSGQLAEHLRTPQDLQRHLDLVVDAWDALPPGSRRRADLAEVADALGVLRTRRAVVPLLEAYAAAKREAEAVDFADQMSLAARIASTFPDVGRAERSRYRAVLLDEFQDTSEAQLVLLRELYAAAQADVPVMAVGDPHQSIYGWRGASSTTLTSFPRHFPTAAGPARTLPLSTSWRNDESILAAANVVAGPLTQACAVDVAVLRARPDAATGAVTAARLPTSQEEAHLVAAWIHDRLVPSPPRGASSPGDLGRPPSAAVLCRKRSQFPAIVEALEQQGLAVEVVGVGGLLTMPEVTDLVSFLHVVDDPARGDHLVRLLTGPLVHLGAADLAALHDWARALGHDLDQDEAMVGLVEALDRLPPEGWVSGRGRSLSGQARLRLRDLRGRVRRVRELLSATLSEVVGEAERALGLDLELMARPGRPAAEARVHLEAFADVVADYATGSDRPTLAGLLAWLAAAEAEERGLAPGAVTPAPGAVQVLTVHAAKGLEWDLVAVPGLEEGTFPSHEARVVTDSQGGWRMPPPKDKTWLIGLDTVPFGLRGDRSGLPALTWQSSPDQAELSKRISDFVLACGEHGVMEERRLAYVAVTRARHELLLTASVWGQQRKPRVTSRFLEELRDAGACTTVGWAPMPDSDPAPTNPMLEQAVQVSWPAAVAPAAALHRAADAVRAAQAALAEAPDLAAPRPVATTQPPPDSAWAELDAEIGVLLAERDRATRPRPGTASPLPGHLSTSALVSLADDPEVFRAELRRPMPAPPATAARRGTSFHAWVEQHYGQAAIVDLDELPGSADEGTLADHDVATMKEHFLASEWAGRTPSDIELAVESTIAGLSVRGRIDAVFPRPEGGCTVVDWKTGARPHGRRARVRELQLAVYRLAYARLRGLPLDQVDAAFYYAASGETVRPQLLDEPELERAVAALLDEG, encoded by the coding sequence GTGACCGCCCGCCACAGCGCCCTCGACATCGCCCGGGCCCTGGGCCAGCCCGCGCCCACCCCCGAGCAGCAGGCGGTCATCGAGTCGCCGCTGGAGTCCCTGCTCGTGGTCGCGGGGGCCGGGTCCGGCAAGACCGAGACCATGTCCGCCCGCGTGGTGTGGCTCGTGGCCAACGACCTGGTCGCCCCCGCGGAGATCCTCGGGCTCACCTTCACCCGCAAGGCGGCCGGTGAGCTGGCCGACCGCATCGGCCGTCGGCTGCGTCAGCTGGTCGCGGCGGGCCTGTGGCAGCCCGCGGACGGCGGCGAGGTGGAGCTGGCCCCCACGGTCTCGACCTACCACGCGTATGCCGGCCGCCTGGTGTCCGAGCACGGTCTGCGCCTCGGCGTGGAGCCGGGCGCCCGCCTGCTCTCCCAGGCGTCCTGCTGGCAGCTGGCCCACGAGATCGTGCAGGGCTACCAGGGCCCGTTGGACGAGGCCGCCCGCCGCGCCGGTCGACCCGTGCCTGCCGTGTCGACGGTGGTCGACGCCGTGCTGGCGCTGTCCGGGCAGCTCGCCGAGCACCTGCGGACCCCGCAGGACCTGCAGCGGCACCTGGACCTCGTCGTCGACGCGTGGGACGCCCTGCCGCCCGGCTCCCGGCGCCGGGCGGACCTCGCCGAGGTCGCCGACGCCCTGGGGGTGCTGCGCACCAGACGGGCCGTGGTCCCGCTCCTCGAGGCCTACGCCGCAGCCAAGCGGGAGGCCGAGGCCGTCGACTTCGCCGACCAGATGTCCCTGGCCGCCCGCATCGCCTCGACGTTCCCCGACGTGGGCCGGGCCGAGCGGAGCCGCTACCGCGCCGTGCTGCTCGACGAGTTCCAGGACACCAGCGAGGCCCAGCTCGTGCTGCTCCGCGAGCTCTACGCCGCCGCGCAGGCCGACGTCCCGGTCATGGCGGTCGGCGACCCGCACCAGTCCATCTACGGCTGGCGCGGCGCCTCGTCGACCACCCTGACCTCCTTCCCGCGCCACTTCCCGACCGCCGCCGGGCCCGCCCGCACCCTGCCGCTGTCCACGTCCTGGCGCAACGACGAGTCGATCCTGGCGGCGGCCAACGTCGTCGCCGGCCCGTTGACCCAGGCCTGCGCGGTCGACGTGGCCGTGCTCCGCGCCCGTCCTGACGCCGCGACCGGGGCCGTCACCGCGGCCCGGCTGCCGACGTCGCAGGAGGAGGCCCACCTCGTCGCCGCCTGGATCCACGACCGGCTCGTCCCCTCCCCGCCGAGGGGCGCGTCGAGCCCCGGCGACCTCGGACGACCGCCCAGCGCCGCCGTCCTGTGCCGCAAGCGCAGCCAGTTCCCCGCGATCGTCGAGGCGCTGGAGCAGCAGGGCCTGGCGGTGGAGGTCGTCGGGGTCGGCGGCCTGCTGACCATGCCGGAGGTCACCGACCTCGTCTCCTTCCTGCACGTGGTGGACGACCCGGCGCGCGGCGACCACCTGGTCCGCCTGCTCACCGGGCCGCTCGTGCACCTGGGGGCCGCCGACCTCGCCGCGCTGCACGACTGGGCGCGGGCCCTCGGTCACGACCTCGACCAGGACGAGGCCATGGTGGGCCTGGTCGAGGCGCTCGACCGGCTTCCCCCCGAGGGGTGGGTGTCCGGACGGGGGCGCAGCCTCAGCGGGCAGGCGCGGCTGCGGCTGCGCGACCTGCGTGGCCGGGTCCGACGGGTCCGTGAGCTGCTGAGCGCCACCCTGTCCGAGGTCGTCGGGGAGGCAGAGCGGGCGCTCGGGCTCGACCTGGAGCTCATGGCGCGCCCGGGACGCCCGGCCGCCGAGGCCCGGGTGCACCTGGAGGCCTTCGCCGACGTGGTCGCCGACTATGCCACGGGGTCGGACCGCCCCACCCTGGCCGGCCTGCTGGCGTGGTTGGCCGCAGCCGAGGCCGAGGAGCGGGGTCTGGCCCCGGGAGCCGTCACGCCCGCACCCGGGGCGGTCCAGGTGCTCACCGTCCACGCGGCCAAGGGCCTCGAGTGGGACCTGGTCGCCGTGCCCGGGCTGGAGGAGGGGACCTTCCCCAGCCACGAGGCGCGGGTGGTCACGGACTCCCAGGGCGGGTGGCGCATGCCGCCCCCCAAGGACAAGACCTGGCTCATCGGCCTCGACACCGTGCCGTTCGGCCTCCGGGGGGACCGGTCCGGGCTGCCCGCCCTGACCTGGCAGAGCAGCCCCGACCAGGCCGAGCTCTCCAAGCGGATAAGCGACTTCGTGCTCGCGTGCGGCGAGCACGGCGTGATGGAGGAGCGACGGCTGGCCTACGTGGCGGTCACGCGCGCGCGCCACGAGCTGCTGCTGACCGCCTCGGTCTGGGGCCAGCAGCGCAAGCCCCGGGTCACGTCCCGGTTCCTGGAGGAGCTGCGGGACGCCGGCGCCTGCACGACCGTGGGGTGGGCACCCATGCCAGACAGCGATCCCGCCCCCACCAACCCGATGCTCGAGCAGGCCGTGCAGGTCAGCTGGCCCGCCGCGGTCGCCCCGGCAGCGGCGCTGCACCGGGCTGCCGACGCCGTGCGAGCGGCCCAGGCAGCCCTGGCCGAGGCGCCCGACCTGGCGGCGCCCCGCCCCGTCGCCACGACGCAGCCGCCCCCCGACAGCGCCTGGGCGGAGCTCGACGCCGAGATCGGCGTGCTGCTCGCGGAGCGCGACCGCGCCACCCGCCCCCGTCCGGGGACCGCGTCGCCGCTGCCGGGACACCTGTCGACCTCGGCCCTGGTGTCCCTGGCCGACGACCCCGAGGTCTTCCGGGCCGAGCTGCGGCGGCCCATGCCGGCGCCGCCGGCGACGGCGGCCCGCCGGGGGACGTCCTTCCACGCCTGGGTCGAGCAGCACTACGGACAGGCCGCCATCGTGGACCTGGACGAGCTCCCCGGCAGCGCCGACGAGGGGACCCTCGCCGATCACGACGTGGCGACCATGAAGGAGCACTTCCTCGCCAGCGAGTGGGCCGGGCGGACCCCCAGCGACATCGAGCTGGCCGTGGAGTCCACGATCGCCGGCCTCAGCGTCCGGGGGCGCATCGACGCAGTCTTCCCCCGGCCTGAGGGCGGCTGCACCGTCGTGGACTGGAAGACCGGGGCGCGTCCCCACGGCCGTCGCGCGCGGGTCCGGGAGCTGCAGCTCGCGGTCTACCGCCTGGCCTACGCGCGGCTGCGCGGGCTACCTCTCGACCAGGTGGATGCCGCCTTCTACTACGCCGCCAGCGGCGAGACGGTGCGCCCGCAGCTGCTGGACGAGCCGGAGCTGGAGCGAGCGGTCGCGGCCCTGCTCGACGAGGGGTGA
- a CDS encoding phosphotransferase has protein sequence MTVARRSPLQLAALASAAVKGLDPVSVELVQGEDDRCDVAYVQDSRQRRWTVRVPRSAADAAQMDSAAALLPHLDKRLPFAVPSESGSVPLRDNGRAMVYPQVAGRNLDFRLLPAGPGLASALGRALGEIHNLDVRLFDEAGVPTYDADTYRSRHLAELDRAAATGHVPAALLGRWERALENVAHWRFAPAPTHGRLSGELVLADFEVDDDATTGRIVAITGWDQAKVADPADDFAVLWAQTTPEAFDTVLEAYAATRHERPDRALEMRAQLAGELRLVRDLVHAAAAEDEPGVQEATRALHRLAEQVEGDELVAHVPAVTAPGPVGEPDEPVEPVETDDPQPAAGDGGPAQPIVAHRPSATQDAAEALGPARNDTPGRS, from the coding sequence GTGACAGTCGCCCGCCGTAGCCCCCTGCAGCTCGCCGCCCTCGCCAGCGCGGCGGTCAAGGGGCTGGACCCGGTCTCGGTGGAGCTCGTGCAGGGCGAGGACGACCGCTGCGACGTGGCCTACGTGCAGGACAGCCGGCAGCGCCGGTGGACGGTGCGGGTGCCGCGGTCGGCCGCGGACGCCGCCCAGATGGACTCCGCGGCGGCGCTCCTGCCCCACCTCGACAAGCGGCTCCCCTTCGCCGTGCCCTCGGAGAGCGGGAGCGTGCCGCTGCGGGACAACGGTCGCGCGATGGTCTACCCGCAGGTGGCGGGCCGCAACCTCGACTTCCGGCTCCTGCCTGCCGGTCCGGGGCTCGCCTCGGCGCTGGGGCGAGCGCTGGGCGAGATCCACAACCTGGACGTGCGCCTCTTCGACGAGGCCGGCGTCCCGACCTACGACGCCGACACCTACCGCTCCCGCCACCTGGCGGAGCTGGACCGCGCGGCCGCCACCGGCCACGTCCCGGCCGCCCTGCTGGGGCGCTGGGAGCGGGCCCTGGAGAACGTCGCGCACTGGAGGTTCGCCCCCGCCCCCACGCACGGTCGCCTCTCCGGTGAGCTGGTGCTCGCGGACTTCGAGGTCGACGACGACGCGACGACCGGGCGCATCGTCGCGATCACCGGGTGGGACCAGGCCAAGGTCGCCGACCCCGCGGACGACTTCGCGGTGCTGTGGGCCCAGACCACGCCGGAGGCGTTCGACACCGTGCTGGAGGCGTATGCCGCGACGCGGCACGAGCGTCCCGACCGCGCGCTGGAGATGCGGGCGCAACTCGCCGGGGAGCTGCGCCTCGTCCGGGACCTGGTCCACGCCGCGGCGGCCGAGGACGAGCCAGGCGTGCAGGAGGCCACCCGGGCTCTGCACCGCCTGGCGGAGCAGGTCGAGGGTGACGAGCTGGTCGCCCACGTGCCAGCCGTGACCGCGCCCGGGCCGGTGGGCGAGCCCGACGAGCCTGTCGAGCCTGTCGAGACTGACGACCCGCAGCCGGCCGCAGGGGACGGAGGCCCGGCGCAGCCCATCGTCGCGCACCGCCCCTCCGCGACGCAGGACGCCGCCGAGGCACTAGGTCCCGCGCGCAACGATACGCCCGGCCGCAGCTGA
- the nudC gene encoding NAD(+) diphosphatase, producing MTGAPRNLPQLALSRTGLDRAGWRRKEPGLLDQLLADPATAVVELRGERLETYADGTALVRRRPSEAPLRPGDVALYLGQDPRGVEVVGLVRDAVEDDPAPGWSGLRVLGLSLDAVDVHIAASLVGMGHWHRSHRHCARCGQPTTPVEAGWVRACPLGHHSFPVTSPAVIMAVTDPHDRLLLARNTAWPQGRWSVLAGFVEPGESLEAAVAREVAEEVGVLVEDVRYAGNQPWPFPASLMLAFTARAARGTALRFADAEIAEARWYSREELRAAVGSGAILSGGTPVSVAYHLIESWLGEPIAGLQPARG from the coding sequence GTGACCGGAGCGCCGCGAAACCTTCCTCAGCTCGCCCTTTCCCGGACCGGTCTGGACCGCGCCGGGTGGCGCCGCAAGGAGCCAGGTCTGCTCGACCAGCTGCTCGCCGACCCCGCCACCGCGGTGGTGGAGCTGCGCGGCGAGCGCCTGGAGACGTATGCCGACGGCACGGCGCTCGTGCGTCGGCGGCCCTCGGAGGCCCCGCTGCGGCCGGGCGACGTCGCGCTCTACCTGGGCCAGGACCCACGCGGCGTGGAGGTCGTCGGTCTCGTCCGCGACGCCGTCGAGGACGACCCTGCCCCGGGGTGGTCGGGGCTGCGCGTCCTCGGCCTGTCCCTGGACGCGGTGGACGTGCACATCGCGGCCAGCCTGGTCGGGATGGGGCACTGGCACCGCAGCCACCGCCACTGCGCCCGCTGCGGGCAGCCCACCACGCCGGTGGAGGCCGGGTGGGTCCGTGCCTGCCCGCTGGGGCACCACTCCTTCCCCGTGACGTCGCCCGCGGTCATCATGGCCGTCACCGATCCGCACGACCGGCTGCTCCTGGCCCGCAACACCGCCTGGCCGCAGGGGCGGTGGTCCGTGCTGGCGGGTTTCGTGGAGCCGGGGGAGTCGCTGGAGGCCGCCGTCGCCCGCGAGGTCGCCGAGGAGGTGGGGGTCCTGGTCGAGGACGTGCGCTACGCCGGCAACCAGCCGTGGCCGTTCCCGGCGTCGCTCATGCTGGCGTTCACGGCGCGGGCCGCGCGGGGCACGGCGTTGCGCTTCGCCGACGCTGAGATCGCCGAGGCCCGGTGGTACTCCCGCGAGGAGCTGCGGGCTGCGGTCGGGTCGGGCGCCATCCTGTCCGGCGGCACGCCGGTCTCGGTCGCGTACCACCTGATCGAGTCCTGGCTGGGCGAGCCGATCGCGGGGTTGCAGCCGGCACGCGGCTAG
- a CDS encoding ATP-dependent DNA helicase UvrD2: MAATPDEILAALDPEQRAVAERPTGPMCVLAGAGTGKTRAITHRIAYGVRSGVYVPQRVLAVTFTARAAGEMRTRLRDLGAAGVQARTFHAAALRQLHYFWPRAIGGAAPEVMPHKAGAVAEAGARLHLQLDRPAIRDLAAEVEWAKVSLLTPESYPAAARHARRDPAGLDPTAMARLLQAYEEVKGERGVIDFEDVLLVMAGILDEHPAIAREVRGQYRHFVVDEYQDVNALQQRLLDLWVGDRQDVCVVGDAAQTIYSFTGASPAHLLGFSARYPEAAVVKLVRNYRSTPQIVGLANVMLRAQGQSGRGGVSRALVQLQAQAGDGPAPELTRYDDDQAEARGVAAAIKRQLAEGTPAAEIAVLFRTNAQSEAVESALAEEQIPYLVRGGERFFSRREVRDAMLLLRGQARGDDGSVPLGQLVRDVLAGVGWTTEAPASGGATRERWESLQALVALADDLVAAQPEARLPELVADLGERAAAQHAPTVQGVTLASLHSAKGLEWDVVHLLGCSDGLLPISMAEGWEAIEEERRLLYVGLTRARRRLSLSWAASRNVGGRASRRPSRFLDDAASVLGEGARSAPRRASGAAGGRQRSLTVARPAHCRVCGTELTTASERKTGRCGDCPPTYDEAVFESLRTWRKGAAAAASVPAYVVFTDATLTAIAERRPDDLGALASVSGVGARKLSLYGEPVLAILRGADPDEILAAARDSGDD; the protein is encoded by the coding sequence ATGGCTGCCACCCCTGACGAGATCCTGGCCGCGCTCGACCCCGAGCAGCGGGCGGTCGCCGAGCGTCCCACCGGGCCGATGTGCGTCCTGGCCGGGGCCGGCACGGGCAAGACCCGCGCGATCACCCACCGGATCGCCTACGGCGTGCGGTCGGGCGTCTACGTGCCCCAGCGCGTGCTCGCCGTCACCTTCACGGCGCGCGCGGCCGGGGAGATGCGCACCCGGTTGCGCGACCTGGGTGCCGCAGGGGTGCAGGCCCGCACCTTCCACGCCGCCGCGCTGCGCCAGCTGCACTACTTCTGGCCCCGTGCGATCGGGGGCGCCGCGCCCGAGGTCATGCCGCACAAGGCCGGCGCGGTCGCGGAGGCCGGGGCCCGGCTGCACCTGCAGCTGGACCGCCCCGCGATCCGGGACCTGGCGGCCGAGGTGGAGTGGGCCAAGGTCAGCCTGCTGACCCCCGAGAGCTATCCGGCGGCGGCCCGGCACGCTCGACGAGACCCCGCCGGGCTCGACCCGACGGCGATGGCCCGGTTGCTCCAGGCCTACGAGGAGGTCAAGGGCGAGCGCGGCGTCATCGACTTCGAGGACGTGCTGCTGGTCATGGCCGGGATCCTCGACGAGCACCCGGCCATCGCCCGGGAGGTGCGGGGGCAGTACCGCCACTTCGTGGTCGACGAGTACCAGGACGTCAACGCGCTGCAGCAGCGGCTGCTGGACCTGTGGGTCGGCGACCGCCAGGACGTCTGCGTCGTCGGGGACGCTGCGCAGACCATCTACTCCTTCACCGGCGCGTCGCCCGCGCACCTGCTCGGCTTCTCGGCCAGGTATCCCGAGGCTGCCGTCGTCAAGCTGGTGCGCAACTACCGCTCCACCCCGCAGATCGTCGGGCTGGCCAACGTCATGCTGCGGGCGCAGGGGCAGTCCGGCCGCGGCGGGGTCTCCCGGGCCCTGGTCCAGCTCCAGGCCCAGGCCGGCGACGGCCCGGCGCCCGAGCTGACCCGCTACGACGACGACCAGGCCGAGGCGCGCGGGGTGGCCGCCGCGATCAAGCGGCAGCTGGCGGAGGGGACCCCTGCGGCCGAGATCGCGGTGCTCTTCCGCACCAACGCCCAGAGCGAGGCGGTCGAGTCGGCGCTCGCCGAGGAGCAGATCCCCTACCTCGTGCGCGGCGGGGAGCGGTTCTTCTCCCGCCGCGAGGTCCGCGACGCGATGCTGCTGCTGCGCGGGCAGGCCCGCGGCGACGACGGGTCGGTCCCGCTCGGACAGCTCGTGCGCGACGTCCTGGCCGGAGTCGGCTGGACCACCGAGGCGCCGGCCAGCGGCGGCGCGACCCGCGAGCGCTGGGAGTCCCTGCAGGCGCTGGTCGCCCTGGCCGACGACCTGGTCGCCGCCCAGCCCGAGGCCCGGCTCCCCGAGCTCGTGGCCGACCTGGGGGAGCGGGCCGCGGCGCAGCACGCCCCGACCGTGCAGGGCGTCACGCTTGCCTCGCTGCACAGCGCCAAGGGGCTGGAGTGGGACGTCGTCCACCTCCTGGGGTGCAGCGACGGGCTGCTGCCGATCTCCATGGCGGAGGGCTGGGAGGCGATCGAGGAGGAGCGCCGGCTCCTCTACGTCGGCCTGACCCGGGCCCGTCGTCGGCTGTCCCTGTCGTGGGCCGCCTCCCGCAACGTCGGCGGGCGGGCCTCGCGGCGCCCCAGCCGATTCCTGGACGACGCCGCCTCGGTGCTCGGCGAGGGAGCACGGTCCGCGCCGCGACGTGCGTCGGGCGCGGCGGGCGGGCGGCAGCGCTCGCTGACCGTGGCGCGGCCCGCCCACTGCCGGGTCTGCGGGACCGAGCTGACCACGGCGTCCGAGCGCAAGACCGGACGCTGCGGCGACTGTCCTCCCACCTACGACGAAGCCGTCTTCGAGTCGTTGCGGACCTGGCGCAAGGGGGCTGCCGCGGCGGCGAGCGTCCCGGCCTACGTCGTCTTCACCGACGCGACCCTGACGGCCATCGCCGAGCGCCGACCTGACGACCTCGGGGCGCTGGCCTCGGTGTCGGGGGTGGGCGCCCGCAAGCTCAGCCTCTACGGCGAGCCGGTCCTGGCAATTCTTCGCGGTGCCGACCCTGACGAGATCCTCGCTGCCGCAAGAGATTCCGGCGACGACTGA
- a CDS encoding WhiB family transcriptional regulator, whose amino-acid sequence MTLTELIDHRVAAAAADGDIPCQDNDAELWFADTPEGVEFAKALCGTCPARVACLAGALERREPWGVWGGQLVIAGVVVPRKRPRGRPRKDEVAA is encoded by the coding sequence ATGACGCTCACCGAGCTGATCGACCACAGGGTGGCCGCAGCCGCCGCCGACGGGGACATCCCCTGCCAGGACAACGACGCAGAGCTGTGGTTCGCCGACACCCCCGAGGGCGTCGAGTTTGCCAAGGCACTCTGCGGCACCTGCCCGGCTAGGGTCGCGTGCCTCGCCGGCGCCCTGGAGCGTCGGGAGCCCTGGGGCGTGTGGGGCGGCCAGCTGGTCATCGCCGGCGTCGTCGTCCCCCGCAAGCGCCCGAGAGGTCGGCCCCGCAAGGACGAGGTGGCGGCCTGA